The following coding sequences lie in one Streptomyces xiamenensis genomic window:
- a CDS encoding thymidine kinase has translation MAELAFFSGTMDCGKSTLALQIQHNRSARGLSGMIFTRNDRAGEGRLSSRLGLVTDAVEADEKFDFHVHLVKHLTAGGRVDYVIADEAQFLSPDQVDQLGRVVDDLGIDVFAFGITTDFRTRLFPGSQRLIELADRVEVLQVEALCWCGARATHNARTVGGRMVIEGAQVVVGDVGDPAGARGEIGYEVLCRRHHRRRLTAATAGAGALSPEVLPVDSAHTGSR, from the coding sequence GTGGCTGAACTCGCCTTCTTCTCCGGCACGATGGACTGCGGGAAGAGCACTCTCGCACTCCAGATCCAGCACAACCGGTCCGCGCGCGGGCTGTCGGGCATGATCTTCACCCGCAACGACCGGGCGGGGGAGGGGCGGCTCTCCTCCCGGCTCGGTCTGGTGACGGACGCCGTCGAGGCGGACGAGAAGTTCGACTTCCACGTGCATCTGGTGAAGCACCTCACGGCCGGTGGCCGGGTCGACTACGTGATCGCGGACGAGGCCCAGTTCCTCTCCCCGGACCAGGTCGACCAGCTGGGCCGGGTGGTGGACGATCTGGGCATCGACGTGTTCGCGTTCGGCATCACCACGGACTTCCGTACCCGGCTCTTTCCCGGCTCGCAGCGGCTGATCGAGCTCGCGGACCGGGTGGAGGTGCTCCAGGTGGAGGCGCTGTGCTGGTGCGGCGCCAGGGCGACACACAACGCCCGTACGGTGGGCGGCCGGATGGTGATCGAGGGCGCCCAGGTGGTGGTCGGTGACGTCGGCGACCCGGCGGGGGCGCGCGGCGAGATCGGCTACGAGGTGCTGTGCCGGCGCCATCACCGGCGCCGGCTGACCGCGGCCACGGCCGGCGCGGGGGCGCTGTCTCCCGAGGTCCTTCCGGTCGACAGCGCCCACACCGGCAGCCGCTAG
- a CDS encoding inositol monophosphatase family protein, whose amino-acid sequence MPESVSPTELLALAREAGRRAGLLLRDGRPADLGVAATKSSPIDVVTEMDIAAEKLITGYLSEHRPEDAFLGEESGTSTGTSGVRWIIDPLDGTVNYLYGLPQWAVSIAAELDGEVVAAAVEAPMRGEAYYAVRGGGAFRVRTGNNPEQMYCRPAAPLEQALIGTGFNYVTAVRTAQAALAQRLIPQVRDIRRSGSAAIDLCDVGGGRLDGFYERGLFPWDLAAGDLIARESGARTGGRPGQGPDGELTVAATPAVFDLLQPLLEELGAWHD is encoded by the coding sequence ATGCCCGAGTCCGTGTCCCCGACCGAACTGCTCGCCCTCGCCCGGGAGGCCGGGCGGCGCGCCGGTCTGCTGCTGCGGGACGGGCGGCCCGCCGATCTGGGGGTGGCCGCCACCAAGTCCAGCCCCATCGACGTGGTCACCGAGATGGACATCGCCGCGGAGAAGCTGATCACCGGCTATCTGTCCGAGCACCGGCCCGAGGACGCCTTCCTCGGTGAGGAGAGCGGCACCAGCACCGGCACCAGCGGGGTGCGCTGGATCATCGACCCGCTGGACGGAACCGTCAACTACCTCTACGGGCTGCCCCAGTGGGCGGTGTCCATCGCCGCCGAGCTGGACGGCGAGGTGGTGGCCGCCGCCGTGGAGGCGCCGATGCGCGGCGAGGCGTACTACGCGGTACGGGGCGGTGGCGCCTTCCGGGTGCGCACCGGGAACAACCCCGAACAGATGTACTGCCGTCCGGCGGCCCCGCTCGAACAGGCGTTGATCGGCACCGGGTTCAACTACGTGACCGCCGTGCGCACCGCTCAGGCCGCCCTGGCCCAGCGATTGATCCCGCAGGTCCGCGACATCCGGCGCTCGGGCTCCGCGGCCATCGATCTGTGCGATGTCGGGGGCGGCCGGCTCGACGGGTTCTACGAGCGCGGCCTGTTCCCCTGGGACCTGGCGGCCGGTGACCTGATCGCCCGGGAGAGCGGCGCCCGTACCGGCGGACGCCCGGGGCAGGGCCCGGACGGCGAGCTCACGGTGGCGGCCACCCCGGCGGTCTTCGACCTGCTCCAGCCGCTGCTGGAGGAGCTGGGCGCCTGGCACGACTGA
- a CDS encoding ferrochelatase produces the protein MDRATDPRPYDALLLLSFGGPEGPDDVLPFLENVTRGRGIPRERLAEVGAHYHLFDGVSPINGHNRDLLAALRADFADHGLDLPVYWGNRNWAPYVTDTLREIVRDGHRRVLTLATSAYSSYSSCRQYREDLAAALATLAEEGLDLPHVDKLRVYYNHPGFLETMADGVLTALDALPAGVRDGAVLAFSTHSIPTAAADTSGPPDGHGPGGAYVAEHLDAARWIADAVAERTGVTRDWELVYQSRSGAPHIPWLEPDICDHLRTLHGKGAPAVVMVPIGFVSDHMEVLYDLDTEALTVAAELGLPAVRSATVGTDPRFVEGVRDLVLERAATERGEAPRRCALGTLGPGHDLCPVGCCAARTPRPAAAGADSPYA, from the coding sequence ATGGATCGCGCGACCGACCCCCGCCCCTATGACGCCCTGCTGCTGCTCTCCTTCGGCGGTCCGGAGGGCCCGGACGACGTACTGCCGTTTCTGGAGAACGTCACCCGGGGACGCGGCATCCCCCGCGAACGGCTGGCCGAAGTCGGCGCCCACTACCACCTCTTCGACGGCGTCAGCCCGATCAACGGTCACAACCGCGACCTGCTGGCCGCGCTGCGCGCCGACTTCGCCGACCACGGCCTGGACCTCCCGGTCTACTGGGGCAACCGCAACTGGGCGCCCTATGTGACCGACACCCTGCGCGAGATCGTCCGGGACGGCCACCGCCGGGTGCTCACCCTGGCCACCAGCGCCTACTCCTCGTACTCCAGCTGCCGCCAGTACCGCGAGGACCTCGCCGCCGCGCTGGCCACGCTCGCCGAAGAGGGCCTGGATCTGCCGCACGTGGACAAGCTGCGGGTGTACTACAACCACCCCGGCTTCCTGGAGACCATGGCCGACGGGGTGCTCACCGCCCTGGACGCGCTGCCCGCCGGGGTGCGGGACGGGGCCGTCCTCGCCTTCAGCACCCACTCCATTCCCACCGCGGCCGCCGACACCTCGGGCCCGCCCGACGGACACGGCCCGGGCGGCGCCTACGTCGCCGAACACCTGGACGCCGCCCGCTGGATCGCCGACGCCGTGGCCGAACGCACCGGCGTCACCCGCGACTGGGAGCTCGTCTACCAGTCCCGCAGCGGCGCCCCGCACATCCCCTGGCTGGAGCCGGACATCTGCGACCACCTGCGCACCCTGCACGGCAAGGGCGCCCCCGCCGTGGTGATGGTGCCGATCGGGTTCGTCTCCGACCACATGGAGGTCCTGTACGACCTCGACACCGAGGCGCTGACGGTCGCCGCAGAGCTTGGCCTGCCCGCCGTGCGCTCCGCCACCGTCGGCACCGACCCCCGGTTCGTCGAGGGCGTCCGCGACCTGGTGCTGGAGCGGGCCGCCACCGAGCGCGGGGAGGCCCCGCGGCGCTGCGCGCTCGGCACGCTGGGCCCCGGCCACGACCTGTGCCCGGTGGGCTGCTGCGCCGCCCGCACCCCGCGCCCGGCCGCCGCGGGAGCCGACAGCCCCTATGCCTGA
- a CDS encoding bifunctional acetate--CoA ligase family protein/GNAT family N-acetyltransferase: MRTPEQPVYPAHWEADVVLRDGGTARIRPITPADAERLVRFYERVSDEAKYYRFFAPHPRLSDKDVHRFTHHDYDDRVGLAATVGDDFLATVRYDRVDRHGNPASRSHPPAGDAPVADRAEVAFLVEDAHQGRGLASVLLEHIAAVARERGIRRFEAEVLPANSKMIKVFTDAGYSQRRSFAGGSVHLTLDLEPTAASLAVMRAREQRAEARSLQRLLAPRSIAVVGAGRAPGGAGRLVLDRLRAGGFAGPLYAVNRALPEDTTEIDGIPAHRSLREIPGPVDLAVLAVPADRVDQVLTDCGEHGVQGLLVLSTGHTGQAQRALVRRARSYGMRLIGPGAFGVLNTAPGVRLNASPAPYLPPPGRIGVFTQSAAIAITVLEELEGSGAGLSSFISAGNRADLSGNDALQFWDEDPDTHVVLMYLESLGNPRKFTRLARRTAAAGKPVVVVRGGRHSGGALPPGHVVPATSTPEDTAAALIRQAGVIEADTVTELVDTGVLLAGQPLPPGHRIAVLGNAEALGLVAHDACRAQDLSPLPTTALPPDAGPEDYRHALGTALADPDTDAVVVTAVPTGGAGLTAPALTDALHAAITAVPGRRIPVVVAHLAIDGLATALSARGIPGYPSAERAVRALAHAVRHARWRADAAVPGSVPAFDDIDEHAATRVIAAASAGEAAGRHPLATDRAQRLLATYGITVLPALAAPGPDAAVRAARRLGFPVALKATAPGLRHRADLDGVRLGLATEGELRRAHAELAALGSHDAPRPVVQAMAPRGVDTVVRAVADPAIGAVLSFGLAGPASELLGDIAHRLLPVTDRDVAALVRSIRAAPMLFGWRGASPVDTDALEELLLRLGRLVEDHPEIAAVTLEPVVVAPRGLSVLAATVALAPPSPSPDLAPRRLPAY; this comes from the coding sequence ATGCGGACACCCGAACAGCCTGTCTATCCCGCGCACTGGGAGGCCGACGTCGTGCTGCGGGACGGCGGCACGGCGCGGATCAGGCCCATCACCCCCGCCGACGCCGAGCGGCTCGTCCGCTTCTACGAGCGGGTCTCGGACGAGGCGAAGTACTACCGCTTCTTCGCCCCCCACCCCCGGCTGTCCGACAAGGACGTGCACCGCTTCACCCATCACGACTACGACGACCGGGTCGGTCTCGCCGCCACCGTGGGCGACGACTTCCTGGCCACCGTCCGCTACGACCGCGTCGACCGGCACGGCAACCCCGCCTCCCGCTCCCACCCCCCGGCCGGGGACGCCCCCGTCGCCGATCGTGCCGAGGTGGCCTTCCTCGTCGAGGACGCCCACCAGGGCCGGGGACTGGCCTCCGTCCTGCTGGAGCACATCGCCGCCGTCGCCCGCGAGCGCGGCATCCGCCGGTTCGAGGCCGAGGTGCTGCCCGCCAACAGCAAGATGATCAAGGTGTTCACCGACGCCGGCTACTCCCAGCGGCGCAGCTTCGCCGGCGGGTCCGTCCACCTCACCCTCGACCTCGAACCCACCGCCGCCTCGCTCGCCGTCATGCGGGCCCGTGAGCAGCGCGCCGAGGCCCGCTCCCTCCAGCGGCTGCTCGCCCCCCGCTCGATCGCCGTCGTCGGCGCCGGCCGCGCCCCGGGCGGCGCCGGCCGGCTGGTCCTCGACCGGCTGCGGGCGGGCGGCTTCGCCGGGCCGCTGTACGCCGTCAACCGCGCCCTGCCCGAGGACACCACCGAGATCGACGGCATCCCCGCGCACCGCTCGCTGCGCGAGATACCCGGGCCCGTGGACCTCGCCGTGCTCGCGGTGCCCGCCGACCGGGTCGACCAGGTGCTCACCGACTGCGGGGAGCACGGCGTCCAGGGCCTGCTGGTGCTCTCCACCGGCCACACCGGACAGGCCCAGCGCGCACTGGTGCGCAGAGCCCGCTCGTACGGGATGCGGCTGATCGGCCCCGGCGCCTTCGGGGTACTCAACACCGCCCCCGGCGTCCGGCTCAACGCCAGCCCCGCCCCGTACCTGCCGCCGCCCGGACGGATCGGGGTCTTCACCCAGTCCGCCGCCATCGCCATCACCGTCCTCGAGGAACTGGAGGGCTCGGGCGCCGGACTCTCCAGCTTCATCTCGGCCGGCAACCGCGCCGACCTGTCCGGCAACGACGCCCTCCAGTTCTGGGACGAGGACCCGGACACCCATGTGGTGCTGATGTACCTGGAGTCGCTGGGCAACCCGCGCAAGTTCACCCGTCTCGCCCGCCGCACCGCCGCCGCCGGCAAGCCCGTGGTCGTGGTGCGCGGCGGCCGGCACAGCGGCGGCGCGCTGCCACCGGGCCACGTCGTCCCCGCCACCAGCACCCCCGAGGACACCGCCGCCGCCCTCATCCGGCAGGCCGGGGTGATCGAGGCGGACACCGTCACCGAACTCGTGGACACCGGCGTCCTGCTCGCAGGACAGCCGCTGCCCCCCGGACACCGGATCGCCGTCCTCGGCAACGCGGAGGCCCTGGGCCTGGTCGCCCACGACGCCTGCCGGGCCCAGGACCTCAGCCCGCTGCCCACTACCGCGCTGCCCCCGGACGCCGGACCCGAGGACTACCGGCACGCGCTCGGCACCGCGCTCGCCGACCCCGACACCGACGCCGTCGTGGTCACCGCCGTCCCCACCGGCGGTGCCGGGCTCACCGCACCCGCCCTCACCGACGCCCTGCACGCCGCGATCACCGCCGTGCCCGGGCGCCGGATACCCGTGGTGGTCGCCCATCTGGCCATCGACGGGCTCGCCACCGCCCTCAGCGCCCGGGGTATCCCCGGCTATCCCTCCGCCGAGCGCGCCGTCCGCGCGCTGGCGCACGCCGTGCGGCACGCCCGCTGGCGCGCCGACGCCGCCGTCCCCGGATCGGTCCCGGCCTTCGACGACATCGACGAACACGCCGCCACCCGGGTCATCGCCGCCGCGAGCGCGGGTGAGGCGGCCGGCCGGCACCCCCTGGCCACCGACCGCGCGCAGCGGCTGCTCGCCACCTACGGCATCACCGTGCTGCCGGCCCTGGCCGCCCCCGGCCCGGACGCCGCCGTCCGCGCCGCCCGCCGACTCGGCTTCCCGGTCGCCCTGAAGGCCACCGCCCCAGGGCTGCGGCACCGCGCCGACCTCGACGGCGTCCGGCTCGGTCTCGCCACCGAGGGCGAACTGCGCCGGGCCCATGCCGAACTGGCGGCACTCGGCTCGCACGACGCGCCCCGCCCCGTCGTCCAGGCGATGGCCCCGCGCGGTGTGGACACCGTCGTGCGCGCCGTCGCCGACCCGGCGATCGGTGCCGTCCTCTCCTTCGGCCTGGCCGGTCCCGCCTCCGAGCTGCTGGGCGACATCGCGCACCGGCTGCTGCCGGTCACCGACCGCGACGTCGCGGCCCTGGTGCGGTCCATCAGGGCCGCCCCGATGCTGTTCGGCTGGCGCGGCGCCAGCCCGGTGGACACCGACGCCCTGGAGGAACTCCTGCTGCGGCTCGGCCGGCTGGTCGAGGACCATCCCGAGATCGCCGCCGTGACCCTGGAACCGGTGGTCGTCGCCCCGCGCGGACTGAGTGTGCTCGCCGCCACCGTCGCGCTGGCGCCGCCGTCCCCGAGCCCGGACCTGGCCCCGCGCCGGCTTCCCGCGTACTGA
- the sepH gene encoding septation protein SepH: MPELRVVAVSNDGTRLVLKAADNTEYTLPIDERLRAAVRNDRARLGQIEIEVENHLRPRDIQARIRAGATAEEVAQLAGIPVDRVRRFEGPVLAERAFMAERARKTPVRRPGESAGPQLGDAVAERLMLRGADKDAVRWDSWRRDDGTWEVLLVYRVAGEMHSASWMYDPPRRLVQAVDDEARALLGESEDPPEPSTPFVPRIARLPREGSAPPRQQAESEPDSLTSLLEAVPSFRGDLVVPELTSGAEDPPLEAEAEETAVEPAAPAASAGSAYADVLMPRTVAGHRDRLTGSTDRQAEADGVRPGRRAAVPSWDEIVFGTRRKKKD, translated from the coding sequence GTGCCCGAACTGCGTGTCGTGGCCGTGAGCAATGACGGCACACGTCTGGTGCTCAAGGCTGCCGACAACACGGAATACACCCTGCCGATCGACGAACGGCTGCGCGCCGCGGTGCGCAACGACCGTGCGCGTCTGGGGCAGATCGAGATCGAGGTGGAGAACCACCTCCGCCCCCGGGACATCCAGGCCCGCATACGAGCCGGGGCCACGGCAGAAGAGGTGGCCCAGCTCGCCGGCATCCCGGTGGACCGGGTGCGGCGCTTCGAGGGTCCGGTGCTGGCCGAGCGCGCCTTCATGGCGGAGCGTGCCCGCAAGACCCCCGTACGGCGGCCCGGCGAGAGCGCGGGGCCGCAGCTGGGCGACGCGGTCGCCGAGCGGCTGATGCTGCGCGGCGCGGACAAGGACGCGGTGCGCTGGGACTCGTGGCGCAGGGACGACGGCACCTGGGAGGTGCTGCTGGTCTACCGGGTTGCCGGGGAGATGCACTCCGCGAGCTGGATGTACGACCCGCCGCGCCGGCTGGTGCAGGCCGTGGACGACGAGGCGCGGGCCCTGCTCGGCGAGAGCGAGGATCCGCCGGAGCCCAGCACCCCGTTCGTGCCGCGGATCGCGCGGCTCCCCCGGGAGGGCAGTGCCCCGCCCCGGCAGCAGGCGGAGAGCGAGCCGGACTCGCTGACCAGCCTGCTGGAGGCGGTGCCGAGCTTCCGCGGCGATCTGGTGGTGCCCGAGCTGACCTCGGGCGCCGAGGACCCGCCGCTGGAGGCCGAGGCCGAGGAGACAGCCGTGGAACCGGCGGCCCCGGCGGCGAGCGCCGGTTCGGCGTACGCGGATGTGCTGATGCCACGCACGGTGGCCGGTCACCGCGACCGGCTGACGGGCAGCACGGACCGGCAGGCGGAGGCGGACGGCGTCCGCCCGGGCCGCCGGGCGGCCGTCCCCAGCTGGGACGAGATCGTCTTCGGCACCCGCCGCAAGAAGAAGGACTGA
- a CDS encoding DUF5998 family protein has product MAKTGTTSQGLREAIERSGYYPALVADAVEAAVGREAVASYVVHQETTFDSNEVRRHATVLVLTGTRFIVSHTDEQSADSTAPAPYATTSTESVKLDRISSVVLSRVVSDPQSYKPGTLPREVVLTIGWGAVSRIDMEPANCGDPNCEADHGYTGSTTADDLSLRISEAGDGPETVRQTLEFAQALSEATAAAGR; this is encoded by the coding sequence ATGGCGAAGACCGGTACGACATCACAGGGGTTGCGGGAGGCGATCGAGCGCAGCGGCTACTACCCGGCGCTGGTCGCCGACGCGGTGGAGGCCGCCGTCGGCCGGGAGGCCGTGGCCTCCTATGTGGTGCACCAGGAAACGACGTTCGACAGCAACGAGGTGCGCCGGCACGCCACCGTCCTGGTGCTGACCGGGACCCGGTTCATCGTCAGCCACACCGACGAGCAGTCCGCCGACAGCACCGCGCCCGCGCCGTACGCCACCACCTCGACCGAGTCCGTGAAGCTCGACCGGATCTCCTCCGTGGTGCTCAGCCGGGTCGTCTCCGACCCGCAGTCCTACAAGCCGGGCACCCTGCCCCGCGAGGTGGTGCTCACCATCGGCTGGGGCGCCGTCTCCCGGATCGACATGGAGCCCGCCAACTGCGGCGATCCCAACTGCGAGGCCGACCACGGCTATACGGGCTCGACCACCGCCGATGATCTCTCGCTGCGGATCAGCGAGGCCGGGGACGGCCCGGAAACCGTCCGGCAGACCCTGGAGTTCGCCCAGGCGCTGTCGGAGGCCACCGCGGCGGCCGGCAGGTGA
- a CDS encoding response regulator transcription factor has translation MRVLVVEDEQLLADAVATGLRREAMAVDVVYDGAAAGERIDLNDYDVVVLDRDLPLVHGDDVCRRIVELGLPTRVLMLTASGDVSDRVSGLELGADDYLPKPFAFTELVARVRALGRRSVAALPPVLEQSGIRLDPNRREVFRDGREIHLAPKEFAVLEVLMRGEGTVVSAEQLLEKAWDENADPFTNVVRVTVMTLRRKLGEPPVITTVPGAGYRI, from the coding sequence GTGCGCGTACTCGTCGTGGAGGACGAGCAACTGCTCGCGGACGCGGTGGCCACCGGGCTGCGCCGGGAGGCCATGGCGGTGGACGTGGTGTACGACGGCGCCGCGGCCGGTGAGCGCATCGATCTCAACGACTACGACGTGGTCGTCCTGGACCGCGACCTGCCCCTGGTGCACGGCGACGACGTGTGCCGGCGGATAGTGGAGCTCGGGCTGCCCACCCGGGTGCTGATGCTGACCGCCTCGGGCGACGTCAGCGACCGCGTGTCGGGCCTGGAACTGGGGGCGGACGACTATCTGCCCAAGCCGTTCGCCTTCACCGAGCTGGTGGCCCGGGTGCGGGCGCTGGGGCGCCGTTCGGTGGCCGCGCTGCCGCCGGTGCTGGAGCAGTCCGGCATCCGGCTCGACCCCAACCGCCGGGAGGTCTTCCGGGACGGCCGGGAGATCCATCTGGCGCCCAAGGAGTTCGCCGTGCTGGAGGTCCTGATGCGCGGCGAGGGCACGGTGGTCTCCGCCGAGCAGCTGCTGGAGAAGGCCTGGGACGAGAACGCGGACCCGTTCACCAATGTCGTCCGGGTGACGGTGATGACCCTGCGGCGCAAGCTGGGCGAGCCTCCGGTGATCACCACCGTGCCGGGCGCCGGATACCGGATCTGA
- a CDS encoding VOC family protein, whose product MTVGTPPPRPGTPCWASLMVHDLAGSQEFYRSLFGWEFEEGPQQLGLYVRALHEGRPVAGVGEIAADLRRPSAWLPYIATGNADATTAMIRDCGGTLAVGPMDAQQVGRLAIAADVCGGAFGIWEGRTYHGAPFRETPGAPAWTELITPETSLVSKFYSMVFGYEAVPTQALPAGSDHLTLRLDGRSVAGISGVGSDLPHDRGPHWMTYFSVRDIDRDAVRVGELGGRLLKEPHDTPFGIVAAVEDPEGAPFALVDPSRRKNG is encoded by the coding sequence ATGACCGTAGGAACGCCGCCACCGAGACCGGGCACCCCGTGCTGGGCCAGTCTGATGGTGCACGACCTGGCAGGCAGCCAGGAGTTCTACCGGAGCCTGTTCGGATGGGAGTTCGAGGAAGGGCCCCAGCAGCTGGGCCTGTATGTCCGGGCGCTGCACGAGGGGCGTCCGGTCGCCGGGGTGGGGGAGATCGCCGCCGATCTGAGGCGTCCGTCCGCCTGGCTGCCGTACATCGCCACGGGCAACGCCGACGCCACCACCGCCATGATCCGGGACTGCGGCGGGACGCTGGCGGTCGGGCCGATGGATGCCCAGCAGGTCGGGCGGCTGGCCATCGCCGCGGATGTGTGCGGCGGCGCGTTCGGCATCTGGGAGGGGCGTACGTACCACGGTGCGCCGTTCCGGGAGACCCCGGGCGCCCCCGCCTGGACGGAGCTGATCACCCCGGAGACCTCGCTGGTCAGCAAGTTCTACTCGATGGTCTTCGGCTATGAGGCGGTGCCCACCCAGGCACTGCCCGCGGGCTCGGACCACCTGACCCTGCGGCTCGACGGCCGCTCGGTGGCCGGGATCTCCGGTGTGGGCTCCGACCTGCCGCACGACCGCGGGCCGCACTGGATGACGTACTTCTCGGTGCGCGACATCGACCGGGACGCGGTGCGGGTCGGCGAACTGGGCGGGCGGTTGCTGAAGGAGCCGCACGACACCCCGTTCGGGATCGTGGCGGCGGTGGAGGACCCGGAGGGCGCGCCGTTCGCCCTGGTGGACCCGAGCCGCCGGAAGAACGGCTAG
- a CDS encoding sulfurtransferase produces MSVLITATELAADLHTPALLDVRWQLGGPPGRPAYEAGHLPGAVYVDLDTELAGPAGSGGRHPLPDPADFGAAMRRAGVRADRPVVVYDGGQGWAAARAWWLLRWAGHPRVRVLDGGLAAWEGELTREVPRPAPGDFTPRPGGLPLLDAESAARLAREGLLLDARAGERYRGEVEPIDPVGGHIPGAVSAPTTENVAASGLLRTPRELRDRFAALGAADGTAVGVYCGSGVSGAHTVLALATAGVEAALYAGSWSAWTADPTRPVATGPLPG; encoded by the coding sequence ATGAGCGTGCTGATCACGGCGACGGAGCTCGCCGCAGACCTTCACACCCCCGCCCTGCTCGATGTGCGCTGGCAACTGGGCGGGCCGCCCGGACGGCCCGCCTACGAGGCCGGACATCTGCCGGGCGCGGTGTACGTGGACCTGGACACCGAGCTGGCGGGGCCGGCAGGCAGCGGGGGGCGGCATCCGCTGCCGGACCCGGCGGACTTCGGCGCCGCGATGCGGCGGGCCGGGGTACGGGCGGACCGGCCGGTGGTGGTGTACGACGGCGGGCAGGGCTGGGCCGCGGCGCGTGCCTGGTGGCTGCTGCGCTGGGCCGGTCACCCGCGGGTGCGGGTGCTGGACGGCGGGCTCGCCGCCTGGGAGGGCGAGCTGACGCGCGAGGTGCCCCGACCGGCCCCCGGCGACTTCACGCCGCGTCCCGGCGGGCTGCCGCTGCTGGACGCGGAGAGCGCCGCCCGGCTGGCCCGCGAGGGACTGCTGCTGGACGCCAGGGCGGGGGAGCGGTACCGCGGCGAGGTGGAACCGATCGACCCCGTGGGAGGCCACATCCCCGGCGCGGTGTCGGCGCCGACGACCGAGAACGTGGCGGCCTCGGGGCTGCTGCGCACGCCCCGGGAACTGCGGGACCGCTTCGCGGCCCTGGGCGCGGCGGACGGCACAGCGGTGGGGGTCTACTGCGGCTCCGGGGTCTCGGGCGCGCACACGGTGCTGGCCCTGGCCACCGCGGGCGTCGAGGCCGCCCTGTACGCCGGCTCCTGGAGCGCGTGGACGGCCGACCCCACCCGCCCGGTGGCGACGGGCCCGCTCCCCGGCTGA
- a CDS encoding alkaline phosphatase family protein: MTRVPVHQHAPDPVPLDPRQAPAPAYGAGSLADLLPAAVPELASGAAGGDFELEPADRVAVFLIDGLGWQALRDHPHLAPFLTSLLPSSRGGTGAPITAGFPSTTATSLASVGTGLTPAAHGLAGYRVRDPDRGVLMNQLRWNPWTEPTHWQPHPTAFQRAQDAGVVTSQVSAPHFEHTPLTQVALSGGTFLGRLDAGERMDVAAQRLAAADRTLVYTYYAELDGAGHPFGMDSEAWRGQLRYADSLAQRLAEQLPPRSALYITADHGMVDVPPGEEFRHDFDEDWELRAGVALLGGEPRARHLYAVPGAATDVHAVWREVLADQAWVVTREEAVELGWFGPPGEPIPPRVAGRMGDVVVAMTGNHAVTATLTEPKESALIGMHGSLTAAEQFVPLLEVRT, from the coding sequence GTGACGCGCGTCCCCGTCCATCAGCACGCGCCGGACCCGGTCCCCCTGGACCCGCGGCAGGCCCCCGCCCCGGCGTACGGCGCGGGGTCGCTCGCCGATCTGCTGCCCGCCGCCGTCCCGGAGCTGGCGTCCGGTGCCGCCGGCGGGGACTTCGAGCTGGAGCCCGCCGACCGGGTCGCCGTCTTCCTCATCGACGGCCTCGGCTGGCAGGCGCTGCGCGACCACCCGCATCTCGCGCCGTTCCTCACCTCCCTGCTGCCCTCCTCCCGCGGCGGCACCGGCGCGCCCATCACCGCCGGATTCCCCTCCACCACGGCCACTTCGCTCGCCTCGGTGGGCACTGGTCTGACGCCGGCCGCGCACGGTCTGGCCGGCTACAGGGTGCGCGATCCCGACCGCGGTGTCCTGATGAACCAGCTGCGCTGGAATCCCTGGACCGAGCCCACCCACTGGCAGCCGCACCCCACGGCCTTCCAACGGGCGCAGGACGCCGGGGTGGTCACCTCCCAGGTGTCCGCACCGCACTTCGAGCACACCCCGCTCACCCAGGTGGCGCTCAGCGGCGGTACCTTCCTCGGCCGGCTCGACGCCGGGGAGCGGATGGATGTCGCGGCCCAGCGGCTGGCGGCGGCCGACCGCACGCTGGTGTACACCTACTACGCCGAACTGGACGGCGCGGGACACCCGTTCGGCATGGACTCCGAGGCATGGCGCGGTCAGCTGCGCTACGCCGACTCGCTCGCCCAGCGGCTCGCCGAGCAACTCCCGCCGCGCAGCGCGCTGTACATCACCGCCGACCACGGCATGGTGGACGTGCCGCCCGGCGAGGAGTTCCGGCACGACTTCGACGAGGACTGGGAACTGCGCGCCGGAGTAGCGTTGCTGGGCGGGGAGCCCCGCGCCCGCCATCTGTACGCGGTGCCCGGCGCCGCCACTGATGTGCATGCCGTGTGGCGCGAGGTGCTCGCCGATCAGGCATGGGTCGTCACCCGCGAGGAGGCCGTGGAGCTGGGCTGGTTCGGGCCGCCGGGCGAGCCGATCCCGCCGCGCGTCGCGGGCCGGATGGGCGACGTGGTGGTGGCGATGACCGGCAACCACGCCGTCACGGCCACGCTCACCGAACCCAAGGAGTCCGCACTGATCGGGATGCACGGCTCACTCACGGCCGCCGAGCAGTTCGTTCCGCTCCTTGAAGTACGCACCTGA